One stretch of Chitinophaga pendula DNA includes these proteins:
- a CDS encoding DUF1835 domain-containing protein, with protein sequence MELLHIVFGAASKPTLEAAFDLDEQLKGEMLPFEDDLSVGPLFILDTKEGQESRYRWWQQLAGIREPEPAPAQENNTPPPVSTAPGSAEDTDAARCKALKARLKTEPELQAWIWAGQNARDVCGYYWLVSQLYDFAGRIHIIYLNNLPFLNEKGAIFYPTHLHQIQPREFLKAKKLAREVSLAEFELDGDEWHRLMNENAGIRQLEGGKKIKGESADFHDKDLISQSGKEFQKASKVVGAVTGKLKYPVMDQYLGWRLKELIADGKLESKGELKTIRDFEVKLPGDPSPDNTTPNTSA encoded by the coding sequence ATGGAATTGTTGCATATAGTTTTTGGCGCCGCCTCCAAACCAACCCTGGAAGCCGCTTTTGACCTGGATGAACAGCTGAAAGGCGAGATGCTGCCCTTCGAAGACGATCTCTCCGTAGGCCCCCTATTCATCCTCGACACAAAAGAAGGCCAGGAAAGTCGCTACCGCTGGTGGCAACAACTGGCCGGCATACGCGAACCCGAACCTGCACCAGCACAGGAAAATAATACACCGCCTCCAGTATCAACAGCTCCCGGATCCGCCGAAGATACCGATGCCGCCAGGTGCAAAGCCCTCAAAGCCCGGCTCAAAACAGAACCGGAACTACAGGCCTGGATCTGGGCCGGACAAAATGCCCGCGACGTCTGTGGATACTACTGGCTCGTTAGCCAACTCTACGACTTCGCAGGCCGTATCCATATTATATATCTTAATAACCTGCCATTCCTCAACGAGAAAGGTGCCATATTTTATCCAACCCACCTCCACCAAATACAACCGAGAGAATTCCTCAAAGCCAAAAAACTGGCCCGCGAAGTCTCCCTCGCAGAATTTGAACTGGATGGCGACGAATGGCATCGCCTCATGAACGAAAACGCCGGCATCCGCCAGCTCGAAGGTGGCAAAAAAATAAAAGGAGAATCGGCCGACTTCCACGATAAAGACCTCATTAGCCAATCCGGTAAAGAATTCCAAAAAGCCTCCAAAGTAGTAGGCGCCGTCACCGGTAAACTCAAATACCCGGTTATGGACCAATACCTCGGATGGAGACTCAAAGAACTCATCGCAGATGGCAAACTGGAAAGCAAAGGCGAACTGAAAACAATACGCGACTTCGAAGTGAAATTGCCTGGCGATCCTTCACCGGACAATACAACACCAAATACATCAGCATGA
- a CDS encoding DNA gyrase/topoisomerase IV subunit A — protein sequence MDNENILPSDEALHNVTHVGGMYESWFLDYASYVILERAVPGVEDGLKPVQRRILHAMKEMDDGRFNKVANIIGQTMQYHPHGDASISDAIVNLGQKDLLIETQGNWGDVRTGDEAAAARYIEARLSKFALDVAYNSKTTSWQLSYDGRKNEPLALPMKFPLLIAQGAEGIAVGLSTKILPHNFIELLDASIKYLRGKKFELFPDFATGGMIDVANYNDGKRGGKVRVRAHIEEKDKKTLIIKDVPYGITTTQLMESIVKANDNGKIKIKKVVDNTAKDVEIEVQLAPGISPDITIDALYAFTDCEISISPNACVIVEDKPRFLSVSELLRHSTDFTKELLKQELEIKLAELEDKWHYTSLEKIFFEKQIYKELEQKHKDWEAVIAAIDKGFAPYKKNLKRAIAREDIVKLTEKPVRRIYRLDINELNDQIKGIEGDIKQVKHDLANLVDYTVNYFEGLLKKYGKGRERLTEIKTFDTIQVQQVAIANTKIYVNRADGFIGTSLKKDELIAECSDLDNIIVFRRDGKMMVTKVADKTFVGKDIIHVDIFRKGDERMTYNMIYVDGKSGVSYAKRFNVVGITRDKEYDLAHKGEKNSKVHYFSANPNGEAEVVTIKLSPNCVARNKEFDLYFESISIKNRNSMGNVVTKYPIRGVKFKEKGASTLSGLKIWYDDAIGRLNTEERGVYIGSFEGEDKIFVAHRNGTYELTNFELTNRYEPDEVVYIEKFKPEKIVTAIYFDADKKQFNAKRFRIETQTLNNKFLFIKEGTGNHLELITTHSEPIVLLQTGKKRSPEQEEIALHEFVEITGWKAVGTRIAGEDFISVELLSEEEEEPKSDDNGVQGELF from the coding sequence ATGGACAACGAAAATATATTACCATCTGATGAAGCATTACACAACGTAACACACGTTGGTGGAATGTACGAAAGTTGGTTCCTGGACTACGCTTCCTACGTAATCCTCGAACGTGCAGTTCCCGGCGTAGAAGACGGCCTCAAACCAGTACAACGCCGTATCCTCCACGCCATGAAAGAAATGGACGATGGCCGCTTTAACAAAGTCGCTAACATCATCGGCCAAACCATGCAATACCACCCGCATGGCGACGCCTCCATCAGCGACGCAATCGTTAACCTCGGCCAGAAAGACCTCCTCATCGAAACACAGGGCAACTGGGGCGACGTACGCACCGGCGACGAAGCCGCCGCCGCCAGGTACATCGAGGCCCGCCTCTCCAAATTCGCTCTGGACGTCGCCTACAACAGCAAAACCACCTCCTGGCAACTCAGCTACGATGGCCGCAAAAATGAACCGCTGGCACTCCCCATGAAGTTCCCCCTGCTCATCGCACAAGGCGCCGAAGGAATCGCAGTGGGCCTCTCCACCAAAATATTACCGCACAACTTTATCGAACTGCTCGATGCCTCCATCAAATACCTGCGAGGCAAAAAATTCGAACTCTTCCCCGACTTCGCCACCGGCGGCATGATTGATGTCGCTAACTACAACGATGGCAAAAGAGGGGGCAAAGTAAGAGTAAGAGCGCACATCGAAGAAAAAGATAAAAAGACCCTCATCATCAAAGATGTCCCCTACGGCATCACGACCACCCAACTGATGGAGTCTATCGTTAAAGCCAACGATAACGGTAAGATCAAGATCAAAAAGGTAGTAGACAACACCGCCAAAGACGTAGAAATTGAAGTACAACTCGCTCCTGGAATATCCCCCGATATTACCATCGATGCCCTCTACGCCTTCACCGACTGCGAGATATCCATCTCACCCAACGCCTGCGTTATCGTAGAAGATAAACCGCGATTCCTGTCCGTCTCAGAACTCCTCAGACACTCCACTGATTTCACCAAAGAACTCCTTAAACAAGAGCTCGAAATCAAATTGGCAGAACTGGAAGACAAATGGCACTACACCTCCCTCGAAAAGATCTTCTTCGAAAAACAGATCTATAAAGAACTCGAACAGAAACATAAAGACTGGGAAGCCGTCATAGCCGCCATCGACAAAGGTTTCGCTCCCTACAAAAAGAACCTGAAAAGAGCCATCGCCCGCGAAGACATCGTCAAACTGACCGAAAAACCAGTACGCCGCATCTATCGCCTCGATATCAACGAACTCAACGACCAGATCAAAGGCATAGAAGGAGATATCAAACAGGTGAAACACGACCTGGCCAACCTCGTCGACTATACCGTTAACTACTTCGAAGGCCTGCTCAAAAAATATGGTAAAGGCCGCGAACGCCTCACAGAAATCAAAACCTTCGATACCATCCAGGTACAACAGGTCGCCATCGCCAATACCAAAATATATGTCAACAGAGCCGACGGCTTCATCGGTACATCCCTCAAAAAAGATGAACTGATCGCCGAATGCTCCGACCTCGACAACATCATCGTATTCCGCCGCGATGGTAAAATGATGGTCACCAAAGTAGCCGACAAAACATTCGTAGGAAAAGATATCATCCATGTCGACATCTTCCGCAAAGGCGATGAACGAATGACCTATAACATGATCTACGTAGATGGCAAATCCGGCGTCAGCTACGCCAAACGCTTCAACGTAGTAGGGATCACCCGCGATAAAGAATACGACCTCGCACACAAAGGAGAGAAAAACTCCAAAGTCCACTACTTCTCCGCCAACCCTAACGGCGAGGCCGAAGTAGTAACCATCAAACTAAGCCCTAACTGCGTAGCGAGAAACAAAGAATTCGACCTCTACTTCGAATCCATCTCCATCAAGAACCGTAACTCCATGGGTAACGTAGTCACCAAATACCCCATCCGTGGCGTGAAGTTCAAAGAGAAAGGTGCCTCCACACTGTCCGGCCTGAAAATATGGTACGACGACGCCATCGGTAGGCTCAACACCGAAGAAAGAGGCGTATACATCGGTAGCTTCGAAGGAGAAGACAAAATATTCGTAGCCCACAGAAATGGTACCTACGAACTCACCAACTTCGAACTCACCAACCGCTACGAACCAGATGAAGTAGTATACATCGAGAAATTCAAACCCGAAAAGATAGTCACCGCTATCTACTTCGATGCCGATAAAAAACAGTTCAATGCCAAACGTTTCCGCATAGAAACCCAGACACTGAACAACAAATTCCTCTTCATCAAAGAAGGAACCGGCAACCACCTCGAACTGATCACCACCCACAGCGAACCAATAGTACTCCTGCAAACAGGCAAAAAAAGAAGCCCCGAACAGGAAGAGATCGCTCTCCACGAATTCGTAGAGATCACCGGCTGGAAAGCAGTAGGTACCCGCATCGCAGGAGAAGACTTCATCAGCGTAGAACTCCTCTCCGAAGAGGAAGAAGAACCTAAATCCGATGACAATGGCGTACAGGGCGAACTGTTCTGA
- a CDS encoding D-glycero-alpha-D-manno-heptose-1,7-bisphosphate 7-phosphatase, producing MQVDRQWTLFLDRDGVINEEIKGSYVLDWGMFRFSEGVLEALAMLSQRFGRIVVVTNQRCIGKGLLTAGGLQDIHQHMTAEIVAAGGRIDGIYYCPDIDSTSPCRKPQTGMAMQAQRDFAEIDFQRAVMVGNTLSDMQFGKTLGMTTVFIPSTLPDTAFPHPLIDRRCDSLLAFSRLLQ from the coding sequence ATGCAGGTAGACCGACAATGGACGCTGTTCCTGGACAGAGATGGTGTGATCAATGAGGAGATCAAAGGGTCGTATGTGCTGGACTGGGGGATGTTCCGGTTCAGCGAGGGTGTGCTGGAGGCTTTGGCTATGTTGTCGCAGCGCTTTGGACGGATCGTGGTGGTGACGAACCAGCGATGTATTGGCAAAGGGTTGCTGACAGCGGGCGGCTTACAGGATATCCATCAGCATATGACGGCGGAGATTGTGGCAGCAGGCGGGCGTATTGACGGGATCTATTATTGCCCGGATATAGATAGTACCAGCCCCTGCCGCAAGCCTCAGACGGGGATGGCTATGCAGGCGCAGCGTGATTTTGCCGAGATAGATTTCCAGCGGGCTGTTATGGTGGGTAATACGCTGAGTGATATGCAATTTGGTAAGACGTTGGGTATGACTACGGTATTTATTCCATCTACTCTTCCTGACACTGCTTTTCCTCATCCCCTGATCGACCGGCGATGTGATAGCTTGCTGGCGTTTTCCCGGCTTTTACAATAA
- a CDS encoding nucleotidyltransferase family protein, giving the protein MIRTCIVLAGGLGTRLRSVVADKPKCMAPVGPHPFLYYLLQYLYRQGITYAVLSLGYKSEQVISWCAHTPLPLQVSFAIEPEPLGTGGAILHALSEVSEERFFICNGDTFFDVDLSGMAAFHDTHESQLTLALKPMRQFDRYGSIVADDAGHITAFREKQYCEEGLINGGVYLSSRSYLQGLSLPVKHSFEKEVLEAQVARGQLYGYNSDTYFIDIGIPADYEQAQRDLITF; this is encoded by the coding sequence ATGATCCGAACCTGTATAGTGCTGGCTGGCGGCCTGGGTACCCGTTTACGTAGTGTCGTGGCGGACAAGCCCAAATGTATGGCGCCGGTAGGCCCTCATCCTTTCCTATATTATCTGCTGCAATACCTGTACCGGCAGGGCATCACCTATGCAGTGCTGTCTTTGGGTTATAAGTCGGAGCAGGTGATCAGCTGGTGTGCGCATACGCCCCTCCCCTTGCAGGTATCCTTTGCAATAGAGCCGGAGCCATTGGGTACGGGCGGCGCCATCTTACATGCACTTTCTGAGGTAAGCGAAGAGCGGTTTTTCATTTGTAATGGTGATACCTTCTTCGATGTGGACCTGTCTGGTATGGCTGCTTTTCACGATACTCATGAGAGTCAGCTGACATTGGCATTGAAGCCGATGCGGCAATTTGACCGTTATGGTAGTATTGTTGCGGATGATGCCGGGCATATTACTGCTTTCCGGGAGAAACAATATTGCGAGGAAGGGCTGATCAACGGTGGTGTTTACCTGAGCAGCCGTTCTTATCTGCAGGGGCTTTCTTTGCCGGTGAAACATTCTTTTGAGAAAGAAGTGCTGGAGGCGCAGGTGGCCCGGGGTCAGCTGTATGGTTATAACAGTGATACTTACTTTATCGATATAGGTATTCCTGCTGATTATGAGCAAGCACAGCGGGACCTGATCACCTTTTAA
- a CDS encoding D-sedoheptulose-7-phosphate isomerase: MNLTEKIQQTIQESIAVKQAIISNTELVATIEEVAKVITRSLRNGNKILFCGNGGSAADAQHLAAEFSGRFYKDRTPLYAEALHCNTSYLTAVGNDYGYDQVYARILSGIGQPGDVLVGISTSGNSANILEAYKVAKEKGMIVVSMTGETGGKMKADSNFLLNMPSTDTPRIQESHITVGHIICELVETTLFP, translated from the coding sequence ATGAACCTGACAGAGAAAATACAACAAACGATACAGGAGAGCATTGCGGTCAAGCAAGCGATCATCAGCAATACGGAATTGGTAGCTACGATAGAGGAAGTTGCCAAGGTGATCACCCGTAGTCTGCGTAATGGCAACAAGATCCTCTTTTGTGGTAATGGTGGTAGTGCGGCGGATGCACAGCACCTGGCGGCGGAGTTTTCCGGCCGTTTTTACAAAGATCGTACGCCGTTGTATGCGGAGGCATTGCATTGTAATACATCTTACCTGACAGCGGTAGGTAATGATTATGGATATGATCAGGTATATGCCCGTATACTGAGCGGTATTGGTCAGCCGGGAGATGTGCTGGTGGGTATTTCCACTTCCGGCAACTCGGCCAACATATTGGAAGCCTACAAGGTGGCGAAGGAGAAGGGTATGATCGTTGTGAGTATGACGGGGGAGACCGGTGGTAAGATGAAGGCGGACAGTAACTTTTTGTTGAACATGCCCTCTACGGATACCCCCCGGATACAGGAATCGCATATTACGGTAGGTCATATTATTTGCGAACTGGTAGAAACGACGCTATTTCCATGA
- a CDS encoding GHMP family kinase ATP-binding protein: MIYRSKAPLRIGLAGGGTDVSPYADMHGGAILNATISMYAHASIELLDTNKVIFETADRNELLEYDAVFPLSLDGNLDLLKGIANRIAKEYGDFPSGFRLTTFVDAPAGSGLGTSSTLVVAVVGAFTEWLKLPLGEYDIAHLAYSIEREDLQQAGGRQDQYAATFGGVNFMEFYKDDKVIVNPLRIKEKYLYELENNLVLFYTSTSRLSSAIISEQQRNVTDKKASSIEAMHSLKKQAVMMKEALLKGQIHEIGEILDFGFRHKKAMAEGISNPQLDEIYETAIKAGASGGKISGAGGGGFMIFYCPNNTRYAVVNALQQFGGAVKRYHFTHHGLCSWTI, from the coding sequence ATGATATATAGAAGTAAAGCACCTTTACGTATAGGCCTGGCCGGTGGTGGTACTGATGTAAGCCCTTATGCTGATATGCATGGCGGTGCGATCCTCAATGCCACTATCTCCATGTATGCACATGCCTCGATTGAATTATTGGATACCAATAAGGTCATCTTCGAAACTGCTGATCGTAATGAGCTGCTGGAGTATGACGCGGTATTCCCTTTATCCCTGGATGGTAACCTGGATTTGCTGAAAGGTATTGCCAACCGAATTGCGAAGGAGTATGGAGATTTTCCGTCCGGCTTCCGGCTGACGACTTTTGTCGATGCGCCGGCGGGATCTGGTCTGGGTACTTCTTCTACCCTGGTGGTAGCGGTGGTAGGTGCCTTCACCGAGTGGCTGAAGCTACCGTTGGGTGAATATGATATCGCGCACCTGGCTTATTCTATTGAACGGGAAGACCTGCAACAGGCGGGTGGTAGGCAGGATCAGTATGCGGCCACTTTCGGCGGGGTGAACTTCATGGAGTTTTACAAAGACGACAAAGTCATTGTGAACCCGCTGCGTATCAAAGAGAAATACCTGTATGAGCTGGAGAACAACCTGGTATTGTTCTACACCTCTACGAGCCGTCTTTCTTCTGCGATCATATCTGAGCAGCAGCGTAATGTGACCGACAAGAAGGCTTCTTCTATCGAAGCGATGCACTCTTTGAAGAAGCAGGCGGTGATGATGAAGGAAGCTTTATTAAAAGGGCAGATACACGAGATCGGGGAGATCCTTGATTTCGGATTCAGGCATAAAAAAGCGATGGCGGAGGGTATTTCCAATCCGCAGCTGGATGAGATCTATGAAACGGCTATCAAGGCCGGTGCTTCGGGGGGTAAGATCTCCGGTGCCGGTGGCGGTGGTTTTATGATCTTTTATTGTCCTAACAATACGCGTTATGCGGTGGTGAATGCACTGCAACAATTTGGTGGTGCGGTAAAGCGCTATCATTTTACGCATCACGGTCTTTGTTCGTGGACGATCTAA
- a CDS encoding glycosyltransferase, which produces MQTTRKKILILGTAYPFRGGLAAYNERLAEELQEHSDVEIWTFTVQYPNFLFPGKSQYSTDAPPAHLRIKRVINAVNPLNWLRVGRMIRKMAPDLIIVKYWLPFMGPCLGTLLRLGKKRPGTKVVSILDNVVPHEKRPGDVAFTRYFVRPVDAFIAMSQSVLNDLRVFEPSKPASLIPHPIYDNYGTPVSKAGARIQLKLAEGKRYILFFGFIRQYKGLDLLLQAMADPRMRELDVHLLVAGEYYEDAAPYQQLLERLQLGDRVSMHTDFIPNDDVKYYFCAADLVVQPYKSATQSGISQIAYHFEKPMVVTRVGGLVEMVPDGKVGYQCDPEPASIATAVAKYYTEQQEMAMVAALKEEKKQYSWQRLATEIYNLAARAAQQA; this is translated from the coding sequence ATGCAAACTACTAGAAAAAAAATACTGATACTGGGTACGGCTTATCCTTTCCGGGGTGGGCTGGCGGCCTATAATGAGCGGCTGGCTGAGGAATTGCAGGAACATAGTGATGTGGAGATCTGGACGTTTACGGTGCAATACCCTAATTTCCTGTTTCCCGGCAAAAGTCAATATTCGACGGATGCTCCTCCTGCTCATTTGCGTATAAAACGGGTTATCAATGCTGTGAATCCGCTGAACTGGTTGCGAGTGGGTCGAATGATCCGCAAAATGGCGCCGGACCTTATCATTGTCAAATACTGGCTACCATTTATGGGGCCTTGTCTGGGTACTTTATTGCGCTTGGGTAAAAAGCGGCCTGGCACTAAAGTTGTCTCTATACTGGACAATGTGGTACCGCATGAAAAGCGGCCGGGAGATGTGGCGTTCACCAGGTATTTCGTGCGGCCGGTGGATGCATTTATTGCGATGAGCCAGTCTGTATTGAATGACCTGCGTGTGTTTGAGCCTAGCAAACCGGCGTCGCTCATCCCCCACCCGATCTACGATAATTACGGCACGCCTGTGAGCAAAGCGGGTGCCAGGATACAGTTAAAGTTGGCGGAGGGCAAGCGGTATATCCTGTTCTTTGGATTTATCCGGCAGTACAAGGGGTTGGACCTTTTGTTGCAGGCGATGGCAGATCCGAGGATGCGGGAGCTGGATGTGCACCTGCTGGTGGCTGGCGAATATTATGAGGATGCGGCGCCGTATCAGCAATTGCTGGAGCGGCTGCAGCTGGGTGACCGGGTGAGTATGCATACGGACTTTATCCCGAATGATGATGTCAAGTATTATTTCTGTGCGGCTGATTTGGTGGTACAGCCTTACAAGAGTGCTACCCAGAGTGGCATTTCGCAGATTGCCTATCACTTTGAGAAGCCGATGGTGGTGACCAGGGTGGGTGGTCTAGTAGAGATGGTACCGGATGGCAAGGTAGGCTATCAGTGTGATCCGGAGCCGGCTTCTATTGCGACTGCTGTTGCCAAATATTATACAGAGCAGCAGGAAATGGCGATGGTAGCTGCCTTGAAAGAAGAAAAAAAGCAATACTCCTGGCAGCGGCTTGCCACGGAAATATATAACTTAGCTGCGCGCGCTGCTCAGCAGGCGTAA
- a CDS encoding glycosyltransferase family 2 protein, protein MDISVIVPLKNEEESLPELAAWIERVMQEHHFSYEVWMIDDGSTDDSWNVIQGLAANNYNVKGIKFQRNYGKSAALNEGFRAAQGDVVITMDADLQDSPDEIPELYRMIKEDGYDLVSGWKKKRYDNAVTKNLPSKLYNWTTTKMSGVKLHDMNCGLKSYRKKVIKSIEVYGEMHRYIPVIAKWSGYRKIGEKVVEHRARKYGVSKFGLERFINGFLDLASIMFIGKFGKRPMHLFGALGVLFFFIGFIIAGYLTFAKLVFDKYNMTDRPIFYLALLAMIIGSQLFLTGFIGELVTRNAPERNNYLVEERLEHK, encoded by the coding sequence ATGGACATATCCGTTATCGTTCCTTTAAAAAACGAAGAAGAATCATTACCAGAACTGGCGGCTTGGATCGAGCGAGTGATGCAGGAGCATCATTTCTCTTATGAAGTGTGGATGATTGATGATGGTAGTACGGACGATTCGTGGAATGTGATCCAAGGTCTGGCGGCTAACAACTACAATGTCAAGGGTATCAAGTTCCAACGTAACTATGGTAAGTCTGCGGCTTTGAATGAGGGGTTTCGTGCGGCGCAGGGGGATGTAGTGATCACGATGGATGCGGACCTGCAGGATAGTCCGGATGAGATACCGGAGCTTTACCGGATGATCAAGGAGGATGGTTATGACCTGGTCAGTGGGTGGAAGAAGAAACGTTATGATAATGCTGTCACCAAAAATCTCCCTTCCAAATTATATAACTGGACGACTACTAAAATGAGCGGGGTCAAGCTGCATGATATGAACTGTGGTTTGAAATCGTATCGTAAGAAGGTGATCAAGTCCATCGAAGTATACGGAGAGATGCACCGTTATATCCCGGTGATCGCCAAATGGAGTGGTTACCGGAAGATTGGTGAGAAGGTGGTAGAGCACAGGGCGCGAAAGTATGGGGTTTCCAAATTCGGTTTGGAGCGTTTTATCAATGGGTTTCTGGACCTGGCTTCTATCATGTTCATCGGCAAGTTCGGGAAACGTCCGATGCATCTTTTCGGCGCTTTGGGTGTGTTATTCTTTTTTATCGGTTTTATTATTGCCGGTTATCTCACGTTTGCCAAATTAGTCTTTGACAAATACAATATGACGGACAGGCCGATCTTTTACCTGGCCTTGCTGGCGATGATCATTGGTTCCCAATTGTTTCTAACAGGATTTATCGGGGAGCTGGTGACGCGTAATGCTCCGGAGCGTAATAACTACTTAGTGGAAGAGCGGCTGGAGCACAAATAA
- a CDS encoding DUF4199 domain-containing protein: MKITNPGIKWGLIYGLLSVVISVIIWIITPELMFSFWLPLIFMVIAVIVGILVGKERRTQLGGHITFKQALQPIFLAFVISGLISTLYTYLLYNVIDPSLTEQLKHYSISTTESMLVKFKAPQDKIDEELDKLAATDFSMTIGKVFMNYLYSLIFMFFVSCILALIVRKKAPVSDFQ; the protein is encoded by the coding sequence ATGAAAATAACTAACCCTGGTATCAAATGGGGCCTTATTTATGGCCTGCTGTCCGTAGTAATAAGTGTGATCATCTGGATCATTACTCCTGAGCTTATGTTCAGTTTCTGGTTGCCTCTTATATTCATGGTGATCGCTGTTATCGTGGGGATATTGGTAGGTAAAGAGCGGAGAACCCAGCTGGGAGGTCATATCACCTTCAAACAGGCGTTACAACCGATCTTTTTAGCGTTTGTGATCTCGGGTTTGATCAGTACTCTTTATACTTACCTGCTTTATAACGTGATCGATCCTTCGCTGACTGAGCAACTGAAACATTACAGCATTTCTACTACGGAGAGTATGCTGGTGAAGTTTAAGGCGCCGCAGGATAAGATCGATGAAGAATTGGATAAACTGGCCGCGACCGATTTCTCGATGACAATTGGTAAGGTTTTTATGAACTATCTGTACAGCCTGATTTTTATGTTTTTTGTGTCTTGCATTCTTGCATTGATCGTACGTAAAAAGGCGCCTGTATCGGACTTTCAATAA
- a CDS encoding dihydroorotase codes for MHILLKKVQIVAPASKFHGQQQDILIKDGIIRRIGQDISADGAQVVSGEQLHVSTGWMDVFAHFCDPGQEHKEDLISGMAAAAKGGYTTVMAMPNTQPAISTKPQVAYILSKSQQGPVKVLPIGAATKQTEGTSLAEMYEMQEAGAVAFSDGTKPIQSPGIMLKALQYVKAFDGIIIQVPDDQSISAHGLMHEGVFSTQLGMPGKPALAEELIIQRDLELARYTDSRIHFTGISTRQSVALIKRAKGEGIKVTCSVTPYHLSLTDAHLYNYDTHLKVNPPLRTAEDVEALQAAVKEGVIDCFATHHLPQEWDAKQVEFEYAKNGMIGLESAFGVLRKHLPAVSLEQLITMLTIQPRNIFNIPIPAIEEGAAANLTVFHPDEEWEFRVADIASRSKNSAYIGASLKGRVKGIIYGNNYHL; via the coding sequence ATGCATATATTACTCAAGAAAGTTCAGATCGTAGCACCTGCCTCCAAATTTCACGGGCAACAACAGGACATATTGATAAAAGACGGTATCATTCGGCGGATCGGGCAGGATATCAGTGCGGATGGCGCGCAGGTAGTGTCTGGCGAACAGCTGCATGTGTCTACCGGCTGGATGGATGTATTTGCCCATTTCTGTGATCCCGGGCAGGAACACAAGGAGGATCTGATCAGCGGGATGGCGGCGGCGGCAAAGGGTGGTTATACGACTGTGATGGCGATGCCGAATACACAGCCTGCGATCTCTACCAAACCACAGGTAGCCTATATATTAAGTAAATCTCAGCAGGGACCGGTAAAGGTGTTACCGATCGGTGCTGCTACCAAACAAACGGAGGGTACTTCGCTAGCGGAGATGTATGAAATGCAGGAAGCCGGCGCTGTGGCATTCTCTGACGGAACGAAACCGATACAGTCGCCCGGCATTATGCTGAAGGCGTTACAATATGTGAAAGCGTTTGATGGTATTATCATACAGGTGCCGGATGACCAGAGTATTTCTGCTCATGGCCTGATGCATGAGGGCGTATTTTCCACGCAGTTGGGTATGCCCGGCAAGCCAGCGCTGGCGGAAGAGCTGATCATTCAACGGGACTTGGAATTAGCGCGTTATACAGATTCACGGATACACTTTACCGGTATCAGTACGCGCCAGTCTGTTGCACTGATCAAACGAGCCAAAGGCGAAGGGATCAAGGTGACGTGTTCTGTGACGCCTTATCACCTGTCGTTGACGGATGCTCACCTGTACAATTACGATACGCACCTGAAGGTGAATCCCCCTTTGCGTACTGCTGAAGATGTGGAAGCGTTGCAGGCGGCGGTTAAGGAAGGGGTGATCGATTGTTTTGCGACCCATCACCTGCCGCAGGAGTGGGATGCCAAACAAGTGGAGTTCGAATATGCTAAAAATGGTATGATAGGTCTGGAGAGTGCATTTGGTGTATTGCGCAAACATCTGCCTGCCGTATCGCTGGAGCAGCTCATTACTATGCTGACTATACAACCCCGTAATATCTTTAACATCCCTATACCGGCCATAGAAGAAGGAGCGGCAGCTAACCTGACGGTGTTCCATCCTGATGAGGAATGGGAATTCCGTGTGGCTGACATTGCATCCCGGTCGAAAAATTCAGCGTATATTGGCGCGTCACTAAAAGGAAGAGTGAAGGGAATCATCTATGGTAACAACTATCACCTATAA